The genomic window CCAGTCAGTTGAATTACCAGCCGGATGGTTTGGCGAGGGAGATCAGGGTGAGTCGGCGGTCGCCGGATGGCAGTGGGCAAACGGTAGCAGACAAAGGACGACAGATCGGACTCGTGATCGCCGTCGGTAGCCCCGCTTCTACCCTGGCCCTGATTCCTGCGCAGGAACCGGTCCTGTCAGCAGCGGGGTTTACGACCATCTTCATTGCCTTGACGCCGGATCCAGAGGTGATTCGGACCCGGCTGGCCGCACTTCTGGCCTCAGGTGTTTCAGGGATTCTGTGCTGCCCTGGAGTCTTCACTGCCGTGTCAGCCACCGTGGGTGACCGGTGTCCGGTAATTGCGTTGAGCCCCTGGGCAGCTGAGCTGCTGGTGAAACCGAAGCCTGTTATTCCTGCAGCCACTCCGCCGAAACCGGCGCCCACGATGGTGGTCGAACCCGCACCTTTTGTGACGCCAAAACTGACCCCGGTCGCGGCGATAGCGCCAATCGCTGTTGCGCCCGCAACTGTGATGTCACCTGTGGACGCGGCGGTGACGGAGCACCGCCCTCCAGTTGTCCCAGAGGCCGGGCTAGTGCCCACTCAGGTCCCTGAGCCGGTCACCCTGCCGGAACCAGTGTTGGTGGCTTTGCCTGATGCAACACCTGTCCCGCCGGTCGTCATGCCGGAGCCGGTGTCTGAGCCGGTGTCTGAACCGGTAGTTGACGGGACGTCGGTGTCTGAACCCGCGACATCCCCGGTGGACACGGCGGTGATGGAGCACCGCCCTCCATTTGTCCCAGAGGCCGAGCCAGTGCCCACTCAGGTCCCTGAGCCGGTCACCCTGCCGGAGCCGGTGTTGGTGGCTTTGCCTGATGTAACACCTGTCCCGCCGGTCGTCATGCCGGAGCCGGTGTCTGAACCGGTGTCTGAACCGGTAG from bacterium includes these protein-coding regions:
- a CDS encoding LacI family DNA-binding transcriptional regulator codes for the protein MSINVSIKDVARAAGVSVAAVSYTLSGKGSRYRIAPGTQDRIRVIASQLNYQPDGLAREIRVSRRSPDGSGQTVADKGRQIGLVIAVGSPASTLALIPAQEPVLSAAGFTTIFIALTPDPEVIRTRLAALLASGVSGILCCPGVFTAVSATVGDRCPVIALSPWAAELLVKPKPVIPAATPPKPAPTMVVEPAPFVTPKLTPVAAIAPIAVAPATVMSPVDAAVTEHRPPVVPEAGLVPTQVPEPVTLPEPVLVALPDATPVPPVVMPEPVSEPVSEPVVDGTSVSEPATSPVDTAVMEHRPPFVPEAEPVPTQVPEPVTLPEPVLVALPDVTPVPPVVMPEPVSEPVSEPVVDGTSVSEPATSSVDAAVTEHRPPFVPEAEPVPTQIPEPVTMPEPVLVALPDATPVQPAVMPEPVSEPVVDGTSVSEPMTSPVDTAVTEHRPPFVPEAGPVPTQVPEPVTMPEPVSEPATSPVDAAVTEPRPPLTQVSEGKEAEAEASIDTEIPNA